TAGAAGGCAGAAGACGGGGTGCTGGTGGCATTGAAGCTCGTGTTGTTCCCGCTGTAAAATAAGGTCTGCTGCCGCCCGTAGCAGGTCGGTGTGGTCATCATGTCGCACGGCTTCGCCGCTTGTGCAATGACCACACCCTGGTGCGCCGCCGCTCCCGACTGGTTCGTTCCCATCGCGTTGTCGACGTGCTCGACGAGAAGCCCTCCGCTCCAGCTCCCAAGGAGGCTGGTCATGCCGAGATCCCACCCCTGCGGCCTCCTGTTTTCCACTAGGTAATACTCGGTGGCGCTCAGTGTGGTGTTGGTCATCTTCAGGGTGTTGCCGGCTGCCGCCAGCGGCACACCGAGAGTGACAGAGGAATTTCCGGCCGGCACCAGCGGGGTGGACCAGCCGGTATACTCGCGGCTCCAGGCATCGAGGCCGACGGGGGTCGTTCCGGCGCTTTCCCCGGGCGCCGCGCCCCAACTCCCCGCCGCCATGAGAGAAAAGGCGCCGAGGCCGGCGTTTCTCTGGGCGGTGTCGTAGAGGTCCGGGAGTCCCACGAGCTGGTGCCCGAGCTCATGCGCGATGACGCCGATGCCGTGCTGCACGGAGGAGTTGTTGAGCTCGCCGCTGCGTGCCCATACCGGGAAGTAGATTCCTGCCGCGCTGAGCCCGCCGGATGAGTACGATGCCGCATGTGCCCAAACGCTGGGGATCCTGGAGCTCCCGGACTGCTCATACCCCGCGACCACGAAATAGACCACCGCCTCGTTACGCTCCAGGAGCCGGTCGCCATCGGTGTCCAGCGTGGAGAAGCGGACATACTGGTCCGCCTGGTTCAGCGCCGCCGCCACCCACTTCTCCTCGGAGGTGCCGTTGTACTCGTGCGGCATCGCCAGGTTTACCGTTACCACGCCGGCAGGTTTGCCGCTTTGGGTGTGGGGAACGGGGGTGATGGCGAGCTTGCCGAAGGAGTTGTCCTTGTAGTAGTTGGCGACCGATTTGACCCCCGCCGTCGTGCTGAACACCGCGTCGTACCACTGCTGGGGCGTGGTCACCATCGTCCGGTCGCTGAAGTTCACCAGCACGATGAGCAGCTTCTTCGAGCCGGAGACCGGAGAGACGGTCCATCCGGAGGAGGGGGAGATGGAGGAAGATGCCGTGGCCGTCGTGCCGGCAGCTTTCTGAACGGAGCGCACAGCCGCTCCTGTTTCCTTCAGGCGCTGCTGGTACATCTTGTTGATTCCCTCCAGATGCCGCTTTTCACGCTCCGTATCGCGCCGGGGCTTGACCCCCGCAGGGATGAAACTCGGGGCGTTCCTCCCGCCCGGGACGACCTTGATGTTGCTCGTCTGCAGGGTGCCGTCGGGAGCCTGCTCGGCATACTCCCACACGCCGCTCCTGGGGTTGCGCAACACGGTATGCCCGGTCTCCGTCGATTCCAGCCAGTGCTGGAATTCGTCACCGCGCGGCTTTGCCTTGAAGCTCGTGCCGTCCGGTTGGCGCACCTCCGTCGTTTCGGGTACAGCGGGACCGGCAAAGGCTGAGCTCGCCGCCACGAGGAGGCGCGCAGCTGTCAGTATCGATTTTTTCATTGTGGAGCTCCTTTTCCTGCCGGGGTAGGGACCGGGGAAGTCCGGAGGGCATCACGGCCCGGCGCTCCGGTAAAGCATCATTTGTGCCGCAGGAAAAGGGGCTTGAACCTGTGTGACGTGGCCGGGGATCGTCGTGCGGAGCGGGACCAGTGGCGGGTCGAGACGGCGGTGGGGGCGGTGGCGGGGAAGGTGGAAAGGGGAAACGAAAGTGCAGCTGTGCATGCGGAACACAGCTGCTGTTCAATCCGTTGACAGGCTAGCCCTCTTCCAGGGCGCCGGTCTGGCGCAGCGCCTCGTAAAGGATGATGCCGGTAGCGGTGGAGAGATTGAGGCTGCGGACCTTGCCGAGGATGGGGATGCGCACCGAGTGGTCCGGATTCTCCGCGATGAGGTGCTCGGGAAGCCCCTGGGTTTCCTTCCCAAAGACGATGAAGTCCCCTTTCTCATACTGCATGTGGTGGTAGCTCTGGCGCGCCTTCGTGCTGGTGTAGATGAAGCGCGCGTCGGGGAAGGCGGCGCCCAGCGCCTCCAGGGAGTCCCAGTAGCGGATGTCCACCTCGCTCCAGTAGTCGAGGCCGGCCCTCTTGAGGTACCGGTCGTCGGTGGAGAAGCCGAGTTCACCCACCAGGTGCAACACGGTGCGGGTGGCGCCGCAGAGCCTGGCGATATTGCCGGTGTTGGGGGGGATCTGCGGTTCTACGAGTACTATGTGAAAGGGGATGTCCATGTGGCCTCCGGAAAAAGCAAAAGCGTTGAACCGCAAAGACGCAAAAGACGCAAAGGGAAAACCATCGAAAGGGGAAGGTCTCGATGCTCGTTCCCAAGGTCATCTTGGGAACGTCCTTGAGTGCAAAGCTCCGGCTTTGCATCCGCGTCAGCGGATTAATTTAATTGTTGCGCGAGTGGCGAGGCTGAGCCTCGCGGGCAATTGCGTCCCCAAGCTGGATCTTGGGAACGAGTCGGCAGAAAAGCAAAAGCATTGAACCGCAAAGACGCAAAGGACGCAAAGGGAAAACCATCAAAAGGGGAAGGTGGAACAGGTTGACCTGTGAGGGGCGCGCAAGAAGGTGTGGCTATCTACTTACGGTTCTCTTTGCGCTCTTTGCGTCTTTGCGGTAAGCAGGTTTTAGTTTTTTAAGGCTTTTCCTTTTACAGCAAAAGGCGCAGCAAAGGCAAGAGAATCGCCTGCGCGGGGCGGCGCGAGCTTGCAATTTCAAAACGGCGGGTCTATTATGAGCCGGTTCATAAACCGGTACCGGAGGGGATTTTGAAGCAGCCTGACAGCAGTGGACATTTCGGCAACT
The DNA window shown above is from Geomonas sp. RF6 and carries:
- a CDS encoding M6 family metalloprotease domain-containing protein → MKKSILTAARLLVAASSAFAGPAVPETTEVRQPDGTSFKAKPRGDEFQHWLESTETGHTVLRNPRSGVWEYAEQAPDGTLQTSNIKVVPGGRNAPSFIPAGVKPRRDTEREKRHLEGINKMYQQRLKETGAAVRSVQKAAGTTATASSSISPSSGWTVSPVSGSKKLLIVLVNFSDRTMVTTPQQWYDAVFSTTAGVKSVANYYKDNSFGKLAITPVPHTQSGKPAGVVTVNLAMPHEYNGTSEEKWVAAALNQADQYVRFSTLDTDGDRLLERNEAVVYFVVAGYEQSGSSRIPSVWAHAASYSSGGLSAAGIYFPVWARSGELNNSSVQHGIGVIAHELGHQLVGLPDLYDTAQRNAGLGAFSLMAAGSWGAAPGESAGTTPVGLDAWSREYTGWSTPLVPAGNSSVTLGVPLAAAGNTLKMTNTTLSATEYYLVENRRPQGWDLGMTSLLGSWSGGLLVEHVDNAMGTNQSGAAAHQGVVIAQAAKPCDMMTTPTCYGRQQTLFYSGNNTSFNATSTPSSAFYGGPSYRWLNSISVPGSSMTVAFSQPASTLTGTITINGTAQYTNTVSVTLGVSAIAPAPATVQQMSFSNDGTNWSGWQAYATTKAWVLAAGADGTRTVSARFRDASGTVSPVASDTITLDTSAPMAAITLANASNGGVTRNTSVSFTVNNAGVTVYRYKLDSAAWSGNVAAGTVTALSGLTNGVHTLYAIAGDAAGNWQSSASPTTVKWTIDTVAPTTTATPPGGSYAAAQTVTLVANESATIYYTTNGTTPTTASARYASPIAVPASTTLKYFAVDAAGNVEAVKTSSYVIAGNTVPTGTGTSTVTNSYTFTVSGTNVVAYKYSLDGGALSAETPVSQKIVLTNVRSGTHTLAVYAKSTYGVWSTVPTKVTWTVR
- a CDS encoding tRNA (cytidine(34)-2'-O)-methyltransferase; this encodes MDIPFHIVLVEPQIPPNTGNIARLCGATRTVLHLVGELGFSTDDRYLKRAGLDYWSEVDIRYWDSLEALGAAFPDARFIYTSTKARQSYHHMQYEKGDFIVFGKETQGLPEHLIAENPDHSVRIPILGKVRSLNLSTATGIILYEALRQTGALEEG